The Nycticebus coucang isolate mNycCou1 chromosome 8, mNycCou1.pri, whole genome shotgun sequence genome has a window encoding:
- the LRTM1 gene encoding leucine-rich repeat and transmembrane domain-containing protein 1, translated as MKGELFMLSSMIVLLQVAHGCPDKCRCHSSTHFVDCSQQGLAEIPSDLPAQTRTLHLQDNQIHQLPAFAFRSVPWLMTLNLSNNSLSNLAPQAFNGLQRLQVLNLTQNSLLSLESRLFHSLPQLRELDLSSNNISHLPTPLAGPWENLTVFAVQHNQLQQLDGALLESMPSVRFLLLKGNLWKCNCHLLSLKLWLEKFIYKGGITDGVICRSPDTWKGKDLLKIPHELYQPCPPSAPDLGSSQTQQPSSAHGAALKPHENHSSGERDLSECEFKPKPRPANLRHAVATVIITGVVCGVLCLMMLVAAIYGCTYAAIIAQYHRGHLAQTNEPGKTEGKELFGSAPA; from the exons GTGAACTGTTCATGCTTTCAAGCATGATTGTCCTACTGCAGGTGGCCCACGGCTGCCCAGACAAGTGCCGCTGTCACTCGTCTACACATTTTGTAGACTGCAGCCAGCAGGGTCTGGCTGAAATCCCTTCTGATTTACCTGCTCAGACTCGAACACTGCACTTACAAGACAACCAGATACACCAGCTTCCTGCATTTGCATTTAGGTCAGTGCCATGGCTCATGACCTTAAACTTGTCCAACAATTCCCTTTCAAATCTGGCCCCCCAAGCTTTCAACGGACTTCAGCGCTTGCAGGTTTTAAATTTAACCCAGAATTCTTTGCTTTCCCTGGAAAGCAGACTTTTCCATTCCCTCCCCCAGCTGAGGGAGCTTGATTTGTCATCAAACAACATAAGCCACCTTCCCACACCCCTGGCTGGGCCTTGGGAGAACCTAACCGTATTTGCAGTTCAACACAACCAGCTTCAGCAGCTTGATGGCGCACTCCTAGAATCCATGCCCAGTGTGAGGTTTTTACTTCTCAAGGGCAATCTCTGGAAATGCAATTGCCACTTGCTCAGTCTTAAACTCTGGCTGGAGAAATTTATCTATAAAG gAGGAATAACAGATGGCGTCATCTGTAGGTCACCAGACACATGGAAGGGAAAGGACCTCCTCAAAATCCCTCATGAGCTCTACCAGCCCTGCCCTCCTTCGGCTCCTGATCTGGGGTCCTCGCAGACTCAGCAGCCCAGTTCTGCCCATGGGGCAGCCCTGAAGCCCCATGAGAACCACAGCTCAGGGGAACGAGACCTCTCAGAGTgtgagttcaaacccaagccAAGGCCGGCCAACCTGCGTCATGCTGTTGCCACCGTCATCATCACTGGGGTTGTGTGTGGGGTCCTGTGTCTCATGATGTTGGTCGCTGCAATCTACGGCTGCACCTATGCAGCAATTATAGCCCAATACCACCGGGGACACTTGGCTCAAACCAATGAGCCtggaaagacagaaggaaaagagCTATTTGGCAGTGCACCAGCCTGA